The Vulpes vulpes isolate BD-2025 chromosome 10, VulVul3, whole genome shotgun sequence genome has a window encoding:
- the ZC3H12A gene encoding endoribonuclease ZC3H12A, whose translation MSLWELEERSCPGSPRPLQEPSTHDDAAAAEMQMKVDFFRKLGYSSAEIHSALQKLGVQADTNTVLGELVKHGSAPERERQSSLDPCTQPPLVPRGGGTPKAPSLEPSPPEENKEGSDLRPVVIDGSNVAMSHGNKEVFSCRGILLAVNWFLERGHTDITVFVPSWRKEQPRPDVPITDQHILRELEKKKILVFTPSRRVGGKRVVCYDDRFIVKLAYESDGVVVSNDTYRDLQGERQEWKRFIEERLLMYSFVNDKFMPPDDPLGRHGPSLDNFLRKKPLTAEHRKQPCPYGRKCTYGIKCRFFHPERPSRPQRSVADELRANALLSPPRAPGKDKGGRRPSPSSQPGSVPTEPEPCGLDGTLGAQATPGPQREGPPAPLGPAGRSVPPGGGGPGGRTDWFPQTLDSVSYTSQECLDSGIGSLESQMSELWGVRGGGPAEPGPARGPYAGYSPYRAELPAPRGAFSAFGGPVGGGHFSVPADYAPPPATFPAREYWSEPYPLPPPTPVLPEPPGPAEGGPWGAPGSLAKERASVYTKLCGVFPPHLVEAVMGRFPRLLDPQRLAAEILSYQPQHPSQ comes from the exons ATGAGTCTGTGGGAGCTTGAGGAGCGCAGCTGCCCAGGTTCCCCCAGACCACTTCAGGAGCCCAGCACCCACGACGACGCGGCGGCTGCGGAGATGCAGATGAAGGTTGATTTCTTCCGCAAGCTGGGCTACTCGTCAGCTGAGATCCACAGTGCCCTGCAGAAACTGGGGGTGCAGGCCGACACCAACACAGTGCTGGGCGAGCTGGTCAAACATGGGTCAGCACCCGAGCGGGAGCGCCAGAGCTCCCTGGACCCCTGCACTCAGCCCCCCCTGGTCCCCCGGGGTGGGGGCACCCCCAaggctcccagcctggagccctcacccccggAGGAGAACAAGGAGGGCAGTGACCTGAGACCTGTGGTCATCGACGGGAGTAACGTGGCCATGAG CCACGGGAACAAGGAGGTGTTCTCCTGCCGCGGCATCCTCCTGGCAGTGAACTGGTTCCTGGAGCGGGGCCACACAGACATCACGGTGTTTGTGCCGTCCTGGAGGAAGGAGCAGCCTCGGCCCGATGTGCCCATCACAG ACCAGCACATCCTGCGGGAGCTGGAGAAGAAGAAGATCCTGGTGTTCACCCCGTCGCGGCGCGTGGGGGGCAAGCGCGTGGTGTGCTACGACGACCGCTTCATCGTGAAGCTGGCCTACGAGTCTGACGGGGTCGTGGTCTCCAACGACACCTACCGGGACCTCCAGGGTGAGCGGCAGGAGTGGAAGCGCTTCATTGAGGAGCGCTTGCTCATGTACTCCTTCGTCAACGACAA GTTCATGCCCCCCGATGACCCCCTGGGCCGGCACGGCCCAAGCCTGGACAACTTCCTGCGTAAGAAGCCGCTGACAGCCGAGCACAGGAAGCAGCCGTGCCCCTACG GGAGGAAGTGCACCTACGGGATCAAGTGCCGGTTCTTCCACCCCGAGCGGCCCAGCCGCCCCCAGCGCTCAGTGGCCGACGAGCTCCGTGCCAATGCCCTCCTGTCGCCCCCGCGGGCCCCGGGCAAGGACAAAGGCGGCCGGCGGCCTTCACCCTCCTCACAGCCCGGCTCCGTGCCCACAGAGCCTGAGCCATGTGGCCTGGACGGGACACTGGGAGCACAGGCAACCCCGGGGCCGCAGCGAGAGGGTCCCCCGGCGCCCTTGGGCCCCGCGGGCAGGAGCGTCCCACCTGGCGGGGGTGGCCCGGGTGGGCGCACAGACTGGTTCCCACAGACGCTCGACTCCGTCTCGTACACGTCCCAGGAGTGTCTGGACTCAGGCATCGGCTCCCTGGAGAGCCAGATGTCGGAACTGTGGGGCGTCCGCGGCGGAGGCCCTGCTGAGCCGGGCCCAGCCCGCGGCCCTTACGCGGGTTACAGCCCCTACAGGGCAGAGCTCCCGGCCCCTCGGGGGGCTTTCTCGGCCTTCGGAGGGCCCGTGGGTGGCGGCCACTTCAGCGTCCCCGCGGACTATGCGCCCCCGCCGGCTACCTTCCCGGCCCGGGAGTACTGGTCGGAGCCCTACccgctgcccccacccacccctgtccTGCCTGAGCCCCCGGGGCCAGCCGAGGGGGGCCCGTGGGGGGCGCCGGGCAGCCTGGCCAAGGAGCGAGCCAGCGTGTACACCAAGCTGTGCGGGGTCTTCCCCCCACACCTGGTAGAGGCCGTGATGGGGCGCTTCCCGCGGCTGCTGGACCCACAGCGGCTGGCGGCGGAGATCCTCTCTTACcagccccagcaccccagccagTGA